In Nicotiana tabacum cultivar K326 chromosome 19, ASM71507v2, whole genome shotgun sequence, one DNA window encodes the following:
- the LOC107816434 gene encoding auxin transporter-like protein 2 → MESSDKVVETVIVGNYVEMESEGKSNNDMKSKISNLFWHGGSAYDAWFSCASNQVAQVLLTLPYSFSQLGMLSGVSFQLFYGLLGSWTAYLISILYIEYRTRKEREKVDFRNHVIQWFEVLDGLLGKHWRNVGLAFNCTFLLFGSVIQLIACASNIYYINDNLDKRTWTYIFGACCATTVFIPSFHNYRIWSFLGLLMTTYTAWYLTVASLLHGQVEGVKHSGPTKLVLYFTGATNILYTFGGHAVTVEVMHAMWKPQKFKAIYLWATLYVLTLTLPSAAAVYWAFGDLLLDHSNAFSLLPKSPFRDMAVILMLIHQFITFGFACTPLYFVWEKVIGMHECKSLCKRAAARLPVVIPIWFLAIVFPFFGPINSSVGSLLVSFTVYIIPALAHMFTFKSAAARENAVEQPPKFVGRWAGTFTINIFVVVWVLIVGFGFGGWASMTNFIHQIDTFGLFTKCYQCPPPPGSPPPFLPHAGAPRPAPANITHRHHL, encoded by the exons atggaatcTTCAGACAAAGTGGTGGAAACAGTGATAGTAGGGAATTATGTCGAGATGGAGTCTGAAGGGAAGTCTAATAATGACATGAAATCTAAGATCTCTAATTTATTCTGGCATGGTGGTTCTGCTTATGATGCTTGGTTTAGTTGTGCTTCTAATCag GTAGCTCAAGTGCTATTGACATTGCCATACTCATTTTCTCAACTGGGGATGCTCTCTGGTGTTTCATTTCAACTCTTCTATGGTTTATTGGGCAGTTGGACAGCTTATCTCATTAGCATACTCTATATTGAGTACAGAAccagaaaagaaagagaaaaagttgATTTCCGCAACCACGTCATTCAG TGGTTTGAAGTTCTTGACGGGTTACTAGGAAAACATTGGAGGAACGTGGGTTTGGCGTTTAATTGCACTTTTCTTCTGTTTGGATCTGTAATTCAACTTATAGCCTGTGCAAG CAATATATATTACATTAATGATAATTTGGACAAAAGAACTTGGACTTATATCTTCGGAGCTTGTTGTGCTACTACTGTCTTCATTCCCTCTTTCCACAATTATCGAATCTGGTCTTTCCTTGGCTTATTAATGACCACTTACACTGCTTGGTATCTTACTGTCGCGTCACTCCTTCATGGCCAG GTGGAGGGGGTGAAGCATTCGGGACCAACAAAATTGGTGCTCTACTTCACAGGAGCAACAAACATTCTCTACACATTTGGGGGACATGCCGTTACTGT AGAGGTAATGCACGCGATGTGGAAACCACAAAAATTTAAGGCAATCTACTTATGGGCAACTCTGTATGTGTTGACACTGACTCTTCCATCAGCAGCAGCAGTGTATTGGGCATTTGGAGATTTACTTCTTGATCATTCCAATGCCTTTTCTCTGTTACCAAAATCACCCTTCAGAGACATGGCTGTCATCCTTATGCTCATTCACCAG TTTATAACATTTGGTTTTGCATGCACGCCCTTGTATTTTGTATGGGAGAAAGTTATAGGGATGCACGAGTGCAAGAGTCTTTGCAAGAGGGCGGCGGCGCGGTTGCCGGTGGTGATTCCGATATGGTTTTTGGCCATAGTATTCCCATTCTTTGGCCCTATAAACTCCTCTGTTGGTTCACTTCTCGTTAGTTTCACGGTCTACATTATCCCAGCTCTAGCTCATATGTTCACCTTTAAATCAGCTGCTGCCCGAGAG AATGCGGTAGAGCAACCACCAAAATTCGTGGGACGCTGGGCTGGAACATTTACAATAAACATATTTGTGGTTGTGTGGGTACTGATTGTTGGGTTTGGATTTGGTGGTTGGGCTAGCATGACCAATTTCATACATCAAATTGACACATTTGGCCTTTTTACCAAATGTTACCAATGCCCACCTCCTCCAGGATCTCCACCACCGTTCCTCCCACACGCTGGCGCACCACGGCCTGCTCCGGCCAACATCACGCACCGTCACCACCTATGA